One segment of Thermoanaerobacter kivui DNA contains the following:
- a CDS encoding PAS domain-containing protein, producing the protein MFDAVHISLNYQIIILLVLAMFYLFVHNAEKEKYIKFWGSAWGLDLIRYALEYMIEYKTIQNVPFTQVSIFILLLISSILFTYGFYSFFEINFSKKVLWLILLCCGWYGGGKILEKSNYIDVLPMYVFLGVMSIISGVLVFKNINLLKVVSSLVIGILFILIGIREITYPVINHFNLLNYLVDFDLLYSLKIIMAIVLLMQFYEIARNRLAAIDRKQKELINSLHEEKEWLKVTLKSIGDAVIATDANGNVKFMNPTVKKLTGYKEEEILGEKIDKVFNIINEDTKEKAEIPIEKVLKTGEITGLANHTALISKDGRVISIADSAAPIKDAEGNIIGTVMVFRDISDKREYEKLLKQYEFIVESSNEGIGSFDLEGIIQTWNKGCEKIYGYKADEIIGKSIYTLIPDFEKEKVKNILQRLLKGEEIKSYEGIRITKEGKTIHVLVSVAALKDELGRYIGISFISRDITENKKAEQILKRYKLLFNNINDIILFARYQDGKIIEANKAAVEAYGYELEELLKMDIRYYGPQSWGYAFENCCRYIEKVF; encoded by the coding sequence ATGTTTGATGCTGTACATATTTCTTTAAATTATCAAATTATTATTTTGCTAGTGTTAGCGATGTTTTATTTATTTGTACATAATGCAGAAAAAGAAAAGTATATTAAGTTTTGGGGGAGTGCGTGGGGACTTGATTTAATAAGGTATGCTTTAGAGTATATGATAGAGTATAAGACAATTCAAAATGTTCCTTTTACGCAAGTATCAATTTTTATATTGCTTTTAATTAGCTCTATACTATTTACTTATGGTTTTTATTCTTTTTTTGAAATAAATTTTTCAAAAAAAGTGTTATGGCTAATTTTACTTTGTTGTGGGTGGTATGGCGGAGGTAAGATTTTAGAAAAAAGTAATTACATAGATGTCTTGCCGATGTACGTTTTTTTAGGTGTTATGAGTATAATTTCTGGTGTATTGGTATTTAAAAATATCAATCTTTTGAAAGTTGTTTCCAGTTTGGTTATAGGAATACTATTTATTTTGATAGGTATTAGAGAAATAACGTATCCTGTTATTAACCATTTTAATTTGCTAAATTATTTGGTAGACTTTGACCTTTTGTATTCCCTAAAAATTATCATGGCAATTGTTTTATTGATGCAATTTTATGAAATTGCGAGAAATAGATTAGCAGCAATTGACCGCAAACAAAAAGAACTTATAAATTCTTTGCATGAAGAAAAAGAATGGCTTAAAGTTACATTAAAAAGCATTGGAGATGCGGTTATTGCCACAGATGCCAATGGCAATGTTAAATTTATGAACCCTACAGTGAAAAAGCTTACGGGATATAAAGAAGAAGAAATTTTGGGAGAAAAAATTGATAAAGTTTTTAACATAATAAATGAGGATACTAAGGAAAAGGCTGAAATTCCTATAGAAAAAGTTCTTAAAACCGGTGAGATTACAGGGCTTGCAAATCACACTGCGTTGATATCAAAAGATGGTCGTGTGATATCCATTGCTGATTCTGCTGCTCCAATAAAAGATGCGGAAGGAAACATTATAGGTACAGTGATGGTTTTTAGAGATATAAGCGATAAAAGAGAGTATGAAAAGCTATTGAAACAGTATGAATTTATTGTAGAATCTTCTAATGAAGGAATTGGGAGTTTTGACCTTGAAGGCATTATTCAAACTTGGAATAAAGGCTGTGAAAAAATATACGGCTATAAAGCTGATGAAATAATAGGTAAGAGCATATACACTTTGATTCCAGATTTTGAAAAAGAAAAAGTCAAAAATATTTTACAAAGACTGTTAAAAGGAGAAGAAATAAAAAGTTATGAAGGAATACGGATTACAAAAGAGGGAAAAACCATACATGTGCTTGTTTCAGTTGCTGCTTTAAAAGATGAGTTAGGTAGGTATATTGGTATATCTTTTATTTCTCGCGATATTACAGAAAACAAAAAAGCCGAACAAATTTTAAAAAGGTATAAACTGCTTTTTAACAATATAAATGACATAATATTGTTTGCAAGGTACCAAGACGGTAAGATTATAGAGGCAAATAAAGCTGCAGTAGAGGCTTATGGTTACGAATTGGAGGAACTTTTAAAGATGGATATACGATACTATGGGCCACAAAGCTGGGGATATGCTTTTGAAAACTGCTGCCGATATATTGAGAAAGTGTTTTAG
- a CDS encoding DedA family protein produces MNLIRDFLDIVLHLDKYLGTIIQTYGLWTYGILFFIVFLETGFVVTPFLPGDSLLFAAGAFAAIGKLNVFYLFVLLASAAILGDTVNYHIGKFVGEKIYESENLRFIKKEHLMEAHRFYEKYGSITIVLGRFIPIIRTFVPFVAGIGEMRYFKFLFYNALGGVCWVALFTFGGYYFGNLEIVKNHFGLVTIAIIVISVIPAILSFLKRKKR; encoded by the coding sequence ATGAACCTTATAAGAGACTTTCTCGACATTGTGCTACATCTTGATAAATATTTAGGCACTATTATACAAACATATGGACTATGGACCTATGGCATTTTGTTTTTCATAGTATTTTTAGAGACTGGTTTTGTTGTAACGCCATTTTTGCCGGGTGATTCTCTTCTTTTTGCTGCAGGAGCTTTTGCGGCAATTGGAAAATTAAACGTATTTTACTTGTTTGTACTTTTGGCATCTGCTGCCATATTGGGAGATACTGTAAATTACCATATAGGAAAATTTGTTGGAGAAAAAATTTATGAGAGCGAAAATTTGAGGTTTATAAAAAAAGAGCATTTGATGGAAGCTCATAGATTTTATGAAAAATATGGCTCTATCACTATTGTTTTGGGAAGATTTATACCTATTATTAGAACTTTTGTTCCTTTCGTAGCAGGGATTGGAGAGATGAGGTATTTTAAGTTTTTATTTTACAATGCCTTAGGTGGGGTATGCTGGGTCGCATTGTTTACTTTTGGCGGTTATTATTTTGGAAATCTTGAAATAGTGAAAAATCATTTTGGATTGGTCACCATAGCAATAATTGTAATTTCAGTTATACCTGCTATTTTAAGTTTTTTAAAAAGGAAAAAACGTTGA
- a CDS encoding anaerobic ribonucleoside-triphosphate reductase activating protein — protein MMYDFMPVSFVDFPGKIAATVFVSGCNFLCSYCHNSYLIPLREGVRSEKEFFDYLKKRANVIEGVCITGGEPTLWKGLKDFIKEIKALNFSVKLDTNGSRPQILKNLLEEKLIDYVAMDVKAPLEKYDLFLKNKADINNIQKSVEIIKNSGVDYEFRTTVNDKLLALEDFISISDWISPAKRYALQRYKYAEGVLDKNISGIEDCDIKFLLEIKKAISGKFSEILIRQ, from the coding sequence ATGATGTACGACTTTATGCCTGTTTCTTTTGTCGATTTCCCGGGAAAAATTGCAGCCACTGTTTTTGTAAGTGGCTGCAATTTCCTGTGTTCTTACTGTCACAATAGTTATTTAATCCCTTTAAGAGAAGGAGTTCGCAGTGAAAAAGAATTTTTTGACTATCTCAAAAAAAGGGCAAATGTAATAGAAGGGGTTTGCATAACAGGGGGAGAACCAACGCTGTGGAAAGGATTAAAAGATTTTATAAAGGAGATAAAGGCGTTAAATTTTAGTGTAAAGCTTGATACTAATGGTTCAAGACCTCAGATATTAAAAAATTTGTTAGAGGAAAAGCTTATTGATTATGTAGCTATGGATGTAAAAGCTCCTCTAGAAAAATACGATTTGTTTTTGAAAAATAAAGCAGATATAAATAATATACAAAAAAGTGTGGAGATAATTAAAAATTCTGGAGTGGATTATGAGTTTAGAACTACTGTAAATGATAAACTTCTTGCTTTAGAAGATTTTATTTCTATTTCTGATTGGATTTCTCCCGCAAAAAGATATGCCTTGCAAAGGTATAAATATGCTGAAGGAGTCTTGGATAAAAATATAAGTGGTATAGAGGACTGCGATATTAAATTTTTATTAGAAATAAAAAAGGCAATTAGTGGAAAATTCAGTGAAATACTGATTAGACAATAA
- a CDS encoding DUF134 domain-containing protein, with product MPRPPKCRWVKSEPDVTYFKPMGVPMHLLEEVILTVEELEAIRLKDLEGLEQEECADMMKVSRPTFFRIINSARQKVADALVNGKAIRVEGGNYRVYEEEQRGHRGMRHRHGHWNE from the coding sequence ATGCCAAGACCTCCAAAATGTAGATGGGTAAAAAGTGAACCGGATGTAACTTATTTCAAACCAATGGGTGTACCTATGCACTTATTAGAGGAAGTTATTTTGACAGTAGAAGAGCTTGAAGCTATAAGACTTAAAGACCTTGAGGGTTTGGAACAAGAAGAATGTGCGGATATGATGAAGGTATCAAGGCCAACATTTTTTAGAATAATCAATTCTGCCCGCCAAAAGGTGGCAGATGCTCTGGTTAATGGTAAAGCGATAAGAGTGGAAGGTGGAAATTACAGAGTTTATGAAGAAGAACAAAGAGGTCATAGAGGTATGCGCCATAGACATGGCCATTGGAATGAGTAA
- a CDS encoding DUF1540 domain-containing protein, with amino-acid sequence MSAENVVKCSVNTCNYWKDMKCHAPSIEINSKVMSAKTSSETECTTFRPK; translated from the coding sequence ATGTCAGCAGAAAACGTAGTCAAATGCTCAGTAAATACTTGTAATTACTGGAAAGATATGAAGTGTCATGCTCCATCTATTGAAATAAATTCAAAAGTAATGTCTGCAAAGACTAGCTCAGAAACAGAATGCACAACATTTAGACCAAAGTAA
- the csm3 gene encoding type III-A CRISPR-associated RAMP protein Csm3 — translation MDVILKGKYIVKCKIKAVTGLHIGEGNNSLEIGGIDNAVVKDAEGKPYIPGSSLKGKMRSLMEFAEGKVKDELLVVTKGERDGTSGIHIHICGDEDCVVCGLFGRNHGKHKLKNGEERDFTDAVLPTRLIVRDAKLIKKSITDKMKENLDLEWTEVKFENNIDRITSKANPRQSERVPAGAEFEAEFVVNRLKVDGEDDGDLYIKKLIQAMRLLEDDYLGGQGTRGNGKVQFVDIKIFYKDRDAYFTQKQPQVIAEAAALKNLQF, via the coding sequence ATGGATGTTATTTTAAAAGGCAAATACATCGTAAAATGCAAAATAAAGGCAGTAACAGGTCTTCACATAGGAGAAGGTAATAACAGCTTAGAGATTGGTGGAATTGACAATGCTGTTGTAAAGGATGCAGAAGGCAAGCCATACATACCGGGGTCTTCACTCAAAGGAAAAATGCGTTCACTTATGGAGTTTGCAGAGGGCAAAGTGAAGGATGAACTTTTGGTTGTAACTAAAGGAGAAAGAGATGGGACATCTGGAATACACATTCACATCTGCGGCGATGAAGACTGTGTTGTTTGTGGGCTTTTTGGCAGGAATCATGGCAAACATAAACTCAAAAACGGCGAAGAACGTGATTTCACAGATGCAGTTCTCCCAACAAGATTAATTGTCCGTGATGCAAAACTAATTAAAAAGTCAATCACTGACAAAATGAAAGAGAATCTTGATTTGGAGTGGACAGAGGTCAAGTTTGAAAATAACATAGATAGAATAACCTCAAAAGCAAATCCAAGGCAGAGTGAAAGAGTCCCAGCTGGAGCTGAGTTTGAGGCAGAGTTTGTTGTAAACAGGCTTAAGGTTGATGGAGAGGATGATGGTGACCTTTACATCAAAAAGTTAATTCAGGCAATGCGTCTATTGGAAGATGATTATCTTGGTGGTCAGGGCACAAGAGGCAATGGCAAGGTTCAGTTTGTTGATATAAAGATTTTCTACAAGGACAGGGATGCGTACTTTACTCAAAAGCAGCCGCAGGTTATAGCTGAGGCAGCTGCTCTTAAAAATCTTCAATTTTAA
- the csm4 gene encoding type III-A CRISPR-associated RAMP protein Csm4 — protein sequence MSNRNLYKVKLKFKTPVHFGSKEKTYNTTHTMAHSDTIMSGIINSYSLLFGKQKTDELINSFLDGKPAFKVSSTMPYLMDKFFVFKPMGLDLQEYVKSDDKKKIKKVRFVGEEDLSNLFKGAFEPAGDFLLKAEEKAQFYSDLWKIKERPRVAIDRITSSSNIYYFTHCQFKKDTGLWFYLEILDQNLEDEIKAAIRLLGDEGLGGDRTSGLGLFEPEFIEVSSTNNLKKDGSYYMLLSLTSPKDNKEIERFTFYEITTRGGYIYSKGDFGTKKKTVRMFSEGSIVKDKVEGRVVDVTPTGFSAHSVIRYGLAFLIPLPEGVSFIGE from the coding sequence ATGAGCAACAGGAATCTTTATAAAGTCAAACTCAAATTCAAAACCCCTGTTCACTTTGGCTCGAAAGAAAAGACATACAATACAACACATACCATGGCACATTCTGATACAATTATGAGTGGAATTATAAATTCATATTCGTTGCTATTTGGCAAACAAAAGACAGATGAGCTGATTAATAGCTTTTTAGACGGAAAACCTGCATTCAAAGTTTCATCTACAATGCCATATTTAATGGATAAGTTTTTTGTATTCAAACCAATGGGTTTGGATTTACAGGAATATGTAAAATCTGATGATAAGAAAAAAATAAAAAAAGTAAGATTTGTTGGAGAGGAAGATTTATCAAACCTTTTCAAAGGTGCATTTGAGCCAGCAGGAGATTTTTTATTAAAAGCAGAAGAAAAGGCACAATTTTATTCCGATTTATGGAAAATCAAAGAAAGACCAAGGGTGGCAATTGATAGAATTACTTCTTCTTCAAATATATATTATTTTACCCATTGCCAGTTTAAAAAAGACACAGGGCTTTGGTTTTACTTAGAGATTTTAGACCAAAACTTAGAAGATGAGATAAAAGCTGCAATAAGGCTTTTGGGAGATGAAGGCTTAGGCGGTGATAGAACATCTGGATTAGGACTATTTGAGCCTGAGTTTATTGAGGTATCTTCAACCAACAATTTAAAGAAAGATGGAAGCTATTACATGCTACTGTCATTAACAAGTCCAAAAGACAATAAGGAAATAGAGAGATTCACGTTTTATGAGATAACAACAAGAGGAGGATATATTTACTCAAAAGGCGATTTTGGGACAAAAAAGAAGACTGTTAGGATGTTTTCTGAGGGGAGCATCGTAAAAGACAAAGTTGAGGGCAGGGTAGTTGATGTAACACCAACCGGTTTTAGTGCACACAGCGTGATAAGATATGGTTTGGCGTTTTTGATTCCCTTGCCAGAGGGGGTGAGTTTTATTGGTGAGTAA
- a CDS encoding GGDEF domain-containing protein translates to MLLKTAADILRKCFRSQDIIARIGGDEFAVILPNTGIDVVEKATERIRKMVEDSKFTFEKDNIALSVSIGYAVKNNSFDKIEEVFKEADNNMYREKLFHKRSSYRKVLDSILKIFEVRQPALKRHQNMVKELLVSFAEYLKLSKNRIRNLELLA, encoded by the coding sequence ATGCTTTTGAAAACTGCTGCCGATATATTGAGAAAGTGTTTTAGAAGCCAAGACATTATAGCGAGAATAGGCGGAGACGAGTTTGCAGTAATATTGCCAAATACAGGTATTGATGTCGTTGAAAAAGCTACAGAAAGAATACGCAAAATGGTGGAAGACAGCAAGTTTACTTTTGAAAAGGACAATATAGCTTTGAGCGTGTCTATAGGGTATGCTGTTAAAAACAACAGTTTTGATAAGATAGAAGAGGTTTTTAAAGAAGCAGATAATAACATGTATAGAGAAAAGCTTTTTCATAAACGCAGCAGTTATAGAAAAGTATTAGATTCTATTTTAAAGATTTTTGAAGTGAGACAACCCGCATTAAAAAGGCATCAAAATATGGTAAAAGAGCTTTTGGTAAGTTTTGCTGAATATCTTAAGCTTTCCAAAAATAGAATAAGAAATTTGGAACTTTTGGCATAA
- a CDS encoding HD-GYP domain-containing protein, translating to MGIIGTTDYIFSKLDNLSEEERVAFQKHCEIGYRIAMTSPDLAHLADMILMHHEWWNGSGYPLGVKGEDIPYECRILAIVDAYVSMTDTEGKAMPKEKALEEIKRMAEIQFDPILVEKFLAYMKD from the coding sequence ATAGGAATAATTGGCACAACGGACTACATATTTTCAAAATTAGATAATTTAAGTGAAGAAGAAAGAGTGGCGTTTCAAAAGCATTGTGAAATAGGGTATAGGATTGCCATGACATCACCTGACTTGGCTCATCTTGCGGATATGATTTTAATGCATCATGAATGGTGGAATGGCAGTGGATATCCTTTAGGAGTAAAAGGTGAAGATATACCTTATGAATGCAGAATTTTGGCTATAGTAGATGCATATGTGAGTATGACGGATACCGAAGGAAAGGCAATGCCTAAAGAAAAAGCGTTAGAGGAGATTAAGAGGATGGCGGAGATACAATTTGATCCGATTCTTGTTGAAAAATTTTTGGCATATATGAAGGATTGA
- the csm5 gene encoding type III-A CRISPR-associated RAMP protein Csm5, whose translation MSKTYEVEVLTPLVIGSQDKLQSFEFIKEGDFLRVINFDKLFEMSISKEGLIDTITHALETNPRGFRLDDVVKKYAIDVDKCTRYKIKLDGVRSLPNEVVSFVKSAGRAYIPGASLKGAVRSFLTKALKSTLLKQYENALSSAYEKKIKAIDQRRNGVSPQEVDDAAEVNIFFQSYFSPFKFLQISDTEFVLYENMSGYEIKVLNICDNKVKWYNRRGNFDDPQCGLSIVAEGINPLTKLKGIIKVGDGFVLGNEATGGLKDKFVNIASYKNCIEFLAEVINSATEKYISSEIEFYSKYKLTQIVAEYRKLIGILKGLAPNQFLIQLGFSTGYYSKTVGMFFEKESFAKLKVVDNNSKIYPELFPKTRRVVFKSGNISTIPGWVKVTIGEEMLKDF comes from the coding sequence GTGAGTAAAACATATGAAGTTGAGGTTTTAACACCACTTGTGATAGGTAGTCAAGATAAACTGCAGAGCTTTGAGTTCATAAAAGAGGGCGATTTTTTAAGGGTTATCAATTTTGATAAGCTATTTGAGATGAGTATTTCCAAAGAAGGCTTGATAGATACAATAACACACGCACTTGAAACAAATCCAAGAGGATTTAGACTGGATGATGTTGTAAAAAAATATGCAATTGATGTTGATAAATGTACAAGGTATAAGATAAAATTAGACGGTGTGAGGTCTTTACCAAATGAGGTTGTATCATTTGTAAAAAGTGCAGGAAGGGCATATATTCCGGGGGCGTCATTAAAAGGTGCAGTGAGGTCATTTTTAACAAAGGCGTTAAAAAGTACTTTGCTCAAGCAGTATGAAAATGCTCTTAGTTCTGCTTATGAGAAAAAGATAAAGGCAATTGACCAAAGAAGAAACGGTGTTAGTCCTCAAGAGGTTGATGATGCTGCAGAAGTCAATATTTTTTTTCAATCTTATTTTTCGCCTTTTAAGTTCCTTCAGATAAGTGATACTGAATTTGTGCTGTATGAAAATATGTCCGGCTATGAGATAAAAGTTTTGAATATCTGCGACAACAAAGTCAAGTGGTATAATAGGCGAGGAAATTTTGATGACCCTCAATGTGGTTTGTCAATTGTGGCAGAAGGGATAAACCCCTTAACAAAGCTAAAAGGCATAATAAAGGTTGGAGATGGATTTGTCTTAGGCAATGAGGCAACAGGCGGTTTAAAAGACAAGTTTGTCAACATCGCCAGTTATAAAAACTGCATTGAGTTCCTGGCAGAAGTAATCAACAGTGCAACTGAGAAGTATATATCAAGTGAAATAGAGTTTTACAGCAAATACAAACTAACACAGATTGTTGCAGAGTACAGAAAGTTAATTGGGATTTTAAAAGGCCTTGCGCCAAATCAGTTTTTGATTCAGCTTGGATTTTCAACCGGATACTACTCAAAAACAGTTGGGATGTTTTTCGAGAAAGAAAGCTTTGCAAAACTAAAAGTGGTTGACAATAACTCAAAGATTTACCCTGAGCTTTTCCCAAAAACAAGGAGAGTTGTTTTCAAAAGCGGAAATATATCAACAATTCCTGGCTGGGTTAAGGTGACAATAGGCGAAGAAATGCTCAAAGACTTTTAA
- a CDS encoding ribonucleoside triphosphate reductase has product MKIAMKVIKRNGREIEFDKSKIVNAIYKAFKAVGEGEYEQAVEVADEVTDYVEKHLEGIASVEQIQDIVEQYLIKHGYAKAAKAYILYRKQHQDIREFRNMFMDIEKMVDEYIGKQDWRVNENSNMSYSLQGLNNHISSTITAHYWLNKIYPPEVRDAHVNGDLHIHDLGLLSVYCCGWDLRDLLLSGFTGVEGKVQSKPPRHFRSALGQIVNFFYTLQGEAAGAQAFSNFDTYLAPFIYYDNLSYKEVKQALQEFIFNINVPTRVGFQTPFTNITMDLVVPEIMADEPVIIGGQLMDKTYKEFQKEMDMLNIAFAEVMMEGDASGRIFTFPIPTYNITKNFDWDSPVIDKIMEMTAKYGLPYFSNFVNSDLDPNDVRSMCCRLRLDNRELRKRGGGLFGANPLTGSIGVVTINMPRIGYLSKSKEEFFQRLERLMDIAKTSLEIKREILEKMTEMGLYPYSKFYLRDIKKRFGFYWQNHFNTIGLIGMNEALLNFMGVSIASEEGRKFAVEVLDFMRHKLEQYQLEFNFMYNLEASPAEGASYRLAKKDKELFPDIITAGSDVPYYTNSTQLPVDFTEDIFTALDLQEELQCKYTGGTVFHGFIGESINDVNTCKALVKKIAHNYRIPYYTITPTFSICEDHGYISGEYFECPYCGKECEVYSRVVGYYRPVKNWNKGKQKEFKERKEFAI; this is encoded by the coding sequence ATGAAAATCGCTATGAAGGTCATAAAAAGAAATGGAAGAGAGATTGAATTTGATAAATCTAAGATTGTAAATGCTATATATAAAGCTTTTAAAGCAGTGGGGGAAGGAGAATATGAACAAGCAGTTGAAGTAGCAGATGAGGTTACTGATTATGTTGAAAAGCATTTAGAGGGAATAGCCAGTGTGGAGCAAATACAAGATATTGTTGAACAGTATCTTATAAAACACGGCTACGCTAAGGCTGCAAAAGCGTATATTTTATACAGAAAGCAGCATCAAGATATTAGGGAATTTAGAAACATGTTCATGGATATTGAAAAAATGGTGGACGAATACATAGGAAAACAGGACTGGAGAGTAAATGAAAATAGCAATATGAGTTATTCACTCCAAGGTTTAAATAACCATATCTCCAGTACGATAACAGCTCATTACTGGTTAAACAAAATATATCCTCCAGAAGTTAGAGATGCCCATGTAAATGGAGATTTGCACATTCATGACTTAGGTCTTTTATCTGTGTATTGCTGTGGATGGGATTTAAGGGATTTACTGCTTTCTGGATTTACAGGGGTGGAGGGGAAAGTTCAAAGCAAACCTCCAAGGCACTTTAGGTCCGCTCTTGGACAGATTGTCAACTTTTTCTATACACTTCAAGGGGAAGCAGCTGGTGCACAAGCTTTTTCTAATTTTGATACTTATTTGGCACCTTTTATATATTATGATAATCTTTCTTACAAAGAGGTCAAACAGGCTTTACAGGAGTTTATATTTAACATAAATGTTCCAACTAGAGTGGGATTTCAAACTCCTTTTACAAACATAACTATGGACCTTGTGGTACCGGAGATTATGGCAGATGAACCTGTTATAATTGGTGGTCAATTGATGGATAAAACATATAAAGAATTTCAAAAAGAAATGGACATGCTAAATATAGCATTTGCAGAAGTTATGATGGAAGGGGATGCCAGTGGCAGGATATTTACTTTTCCAATACCCACTTATAATATAACTAAAAATTTTGACTGGGATAGTCCTGTCATAGATAAAATAATGGAAATGACTGCAAAGTATGGTTTACCCTATTTTAGCAATTTTGTAAATAGTGATTTAGATCCCAATGATGTGAGGTCGATGTGCTGTCGGTTGAGGTTGGACAACAGAGAATTAAGAAAGCGTGGGGGAGGGCTTTTTGGAGCGAACCCTCTTACAGGTTCAATAGGGGTTGTAACAATAAATATGCCAAGAATTGGATATTTATCTAAATCAAAAGAAGAGTTTTTCCAAAGGTTAGAAAGGCTTATGGATATTGCAAAAACAAGCCTTGAAATAAAGAGAGAAATTTTAGAGAAAATGACTGAAATGGGATTGTATCCTTATTCAAAATTTTACTTAAGAGATATAAAAAAGAGATTTGGATTTTACTGGCAAAACCATTTTAACACAATAGGACTCATTGGAATGAATGAAGCACTATTAAATTTCATGGGAGTAAGTATAGCCAGTGAAGAGGGAAGGAAATTTGCAGTTGAAGTATTAGATTTTATGAGGCATAAATTAGAACAATATCAATTAGAATTTAATTTCATGTACAATTTAGAAGCATCCCCTGCAGAAGGAGCTTCCTATAGATTGGCTAAAAAAGATAAAGAATTATTCCCCGATATAATAACTGCAGGTAGCGATGTGCCTTATTATACTAATTCAACACAGCTTCCTGTAGACTTTACAGAAGATATATTTACTGCTCTCGACTTGCAGGAGGAATTGCAATGCAAATATACAGGTGGCACAGTGTTTCACGGATTTATCGGTGAGAGCATAAATGATGTAAATACCTGCAAAGCTTTGGTTAAAAAGATAGCTCACAATTACCGAATACCTTACTACACAATAACGCCGACTTTTTCAATATGTGAAGACCATGGATATATATCGGGAGAATATTTTGAATGCCCATACTGTGGAAAAGAGTGTGAAGTTTACAGTAGAGTTGTAGGATACTACAGACCAGTTAAAAATTGGAATAAAGGAAAGCAAAAAGAGTTTAAAGAAAGAAAGGAATTTGCTATATGA
- the copZ gene encoding copper chaperone CopZ yields the protein MGLFGPKGETIVINVKGMTCNHCKMSVENALKKLNGVLKAVVDLDKGNVTVTYDPAKVSVDDMKKAIIDTGYEV from the coding sequence ATGGGTTTGTTTGGGCCAAAAGGGGAAACGATTGTTATAAATGTTAAGGGGATGACGTGCAACCATTGCAAGATGTCTGTCGAAAATGCACTAAAAAAGTTAAATGGGGTATTGAAAGCTGTTGTTGACCTTGACAAAGGTAATGTTACGGTAACATATGATCCTGCTAAAGTTTCTGTAGATGATATGAAAAAAGCAATTATTGATACAGGATATGAAGTGTAA
- a CDS encoding Fur family transcriptional regulator produces the protein MNTIKSKNDLMPLLIKALKANGLKITEKRQILLDVFLKNPNTHFDFDTLYQEVKKECPHYGVATLYRNLKIFVDRGILSENVIGDKKYYELKMFNKKKIHAHLICKYCGSIDEYYSPDLIRYIKMIDQKYDFDVYYGELNFYGICSKCKKTIQRDEEH, from the coding sequence ATGAATACTATTAAAAGTAAAAATGATTTAATGCCCCTTTTAATAAAGGCTTTAAAAGCAAATGGCTTAAAAATAACTGAAAAGCGACAGATCTTACTAGATGTGTTTTTAAAAAATCCAAATACTCATTTTGACTTTGATACCCTTTACCAAGAAGTAAAGAAAGAATGTCCCCATTATGGTGTAGCAACTCTTTATAGAAATTTAAAAATTTTTGTAGACAGAGGTATATTATCAGAAAATGTGATTGGGGATAAAAAATACTATGAACTTAAAATGTTTAACAAAAAAAAGATTCATGCTCATTTAATTTGTAAATATTGTGGCAGTATAGATGAATATTACAGTCCTGATTTGATTAGATATATAAAAATGATAGATCAAAAATACGATTTTGATGTATATTATGGAGAGTTAAATTTTTATGGAATATGTAGTAAATGTAAAAAAACTATTCAAAGAGATGAGGAACATTGA